The genomic segment CTTACCCGGTGTCTTCAATTGTGAATTATTCAGCTTTCTAGTCCCCAGGAGAATTAGGTTAGCTATGGCTGTTGGAGCCATGGTTACCCTAGCCCTAATGGCTTTCCTAATATTAATTAACCTATACCTCTACGTCATAGTGCTATCATTAATAGGGCTGGTTATTGGCATGTATGGTGTTTACCTACAAGTCCGTAAGGGTGCCTACTGCCTCTACTGCTTAACCACAGATGTAATACTATTCGTAATGTTTATTTTATCTGTACTTAGGGTGGTTTAACGCTCTCCTTACCCTCCTTACCCTGAACCGCAATTAACCAATTATGCCTCTCAACACTGCATGCATCCCAGTCCACGTGATTCATATACTTCTCAACCCTGTAATCATCCATGGGTACATCACCCTTAATTAATAATTCAGCCAACCTCCTTGCTAAGGCCGGGCCACTCATTGAACCATAGCCATCTAAGCCTCCTAACACATATAAATTATCCTTAACCATACCGTAGACTGGGCCACCGCTTGGTGAAACCTCGCATGTACCTGACCTAGTGAATATTGGTGCAGCCCAACCAAACCTACTTGAGATTAACCTAGCTATACGCTGGCCGTAATTAGGAGGCGGTTTCTCATTAGGTTTACCGCACCCGTCACCGGCTATGAATAGTCCAGGTATGAATGGCCTACTATACCAGCCTAATACGTCATCACCAATGCTTAGGTTCATTACCTTAACTGGACCAGTCATAACTGAGGCATAGCATTGGTAGCTCTTCAAGGGTAGTTTAATACCTACCTGCATGGCTAATTCCGTGTTTCCAGGTCCAGCGGCCAGTACTATTGAGTCCCCTATGTATCTCTCACCATTAGCCACCACTGTTAATGACCCGTTGATTAGCTTTAAGGATGCCTTAGCCTTAATCACATTCATCCTCCTCCTTAACTCACCCACTATGCGCCTAATGGGTATCATGTAATCCGTGGTCACCACCATGAACTCATCCCTACTTAACCTAACCCAATCAGCCTCCTCAATAATCCTGTACTCAACACCAGCGGTTTTAAGAGGGTTTAGGTTAATCCACCTGGGCATAATGTCTATTGAGGTTACTGGCTTAGGTTTAGTGAACCTCCTATACACTTCGAGGCTTTCCCTAGCCAGCAGTATGTCGTCAACATAGGGCATTGATTGGGTTAAGACCAGGGAGGCAAGGGGGTACTTGGGTTCCTCCCCAATAACCACTACATCAGAACCCATGGACTTCAGGAAGTAGGCTGTAAATAATGCAGCTATACCGCCGCCTACTACCACTACCCTCATTGAATGATTCCTGGACTTAACCCTAATAAATTTTAATTATGCGGCATAGGGAATGCTTATTAACGTATAATTAACTCTCATTAACTGTGCCTGATGAATCTAAGATTGAGAGGGATAGGATTGAGAAGAGGAGGTTTAGGATAAAGGATATTGATCAACTTAAGTTAGTTGACGATGTATTCAATGAATACACATTGAAGGCGCTTTATGAAATAATGAATAGGAGAATTGTGCTGGAGGTTTATGGACCCATTGCCCAGGGTAAGGAGGCTAAGGTAATATGGGGTAAGGATTATGATGGTAAGGACCTGGCCCTTAAGGTTTACTATACTTTGGCTAATAGGTTCGTTAACAGGAACCCATATATAATAGGTGATAGGAGGTTCAGCGGTAAGCCCAGTAATCCATTTAAGTTAGCAAGCATGTGGTGTAGGAAGGAGTTTAGGAACATGAAGAGGGCCTATGAGGCTGGGGTGCTTGTCCCAAGGCCAATAGCCTTCTACAGTAATATACTGGTTATGGAATTCATAGGTGAGGAGGGTGTACCAGCACCATTACTGAAGGATGTGCCCCCAGATGACGTACAAGCGGCTTACATTGATGTAATACTCAATGTGGAGAAGGCGTTCATAATCGGTAAGCTTATTCACGCTGATTTAAGTGAGTATAATATATTAAATTGGAATAATAAACTATACATAATTGACTGGGGTTCAGCTGTGGATTCATCTCACCCAAACTTCATGGACCTCCTGTACAGGGATGTTAGGAACATTAACAGGTTCTTCAGTAAACTAGGCGCATCAGTGGTGGATGAGGGTAAGATCACTGAGGCGTTAATTAAGAGGAGTAAGGGGAGTTACATTGTTAGTGATGGTAGGGTTATTGTTGATGGTAAGGACCTATTAGGCTACTTGAGTATAAACTAGGCTTATTCCTTAATTGAATACGGGTAAGTGCAGTTAGCTTAAATCTAATAGTAACCATTAACCCACTCAGTATTTCACTTTAGGTAATACAATATGCAGTAGGTTTAAGTAAATTCGCAATACCATAATAAATATATTATAGTTATTGATGAGAAGTACAAATTTTCAAGATATGTTTCTCTTTAAAGGAGTAATGTTTAAAAGGATTAAGTTAAGTGAGGCGTAATGGCTAGGAAGTACGTATTAACGTTCGAGGAAGCCAACCCTGATGATGTTAAGCTCCTTGGCGGTAAGGCAACTAGCCTCGTACTAATGACTAGACTGGGTCTACCTGTGCCGCCGGGCTTTACAATAACCACAGTGGCCTGTAAGGAGTATTATAAGAGTGGGGAGAAGCTCCCTGAGGGATTAATGGATGAGGTTATTGAGGGTGTAAGGTATCTTGAGTCTAAGACAGGTAGGAAATTCGGGGGAGGCGATACACCATTACTTGTTAGCGTTAGGTCAGGTGCCGCGGTATCAATGCCAGGTATGATGGATACTGTGCTTAACGTGGGTCTTAATGATAAGACCCTTCAAGGCTTCATAAAGTTCATAGGCAGTGAACACGCAGCCTACGACGCCTACAGGAGGTTCCTGGCAATGTTCGGTAGGATAGTTCTAGGAATCCCCGAGGAGGAGTTTAATAAGCCTCTTGATGAGATAAAGAGGAAGTACGGCGTTAAGGAGGACCCTGAAATACCACTACAGGGCCTTAAGGAGCTTGTTGACTTGTATAAGCAGGTTTACATAAGGAGGGTGGGTAAGGTTATTGATGATCCATGGGAGCAGTTAAGGCTATCAATAGACGCTGTGTTTAAGTCCTGGAACTCACCTAGGGCTAAGTTCTATAGGGAGGCTAATAAGATAACACCCGACATAGCTGACTGCACTGCTGCATCAGTGGTAACCATGGTTTTCGGTAACGCTGATTGGAGGTCAGCAACAGGTGTGGTGTTCTCAAGGAATCCAGCCACTGGTGAGGATGAGTTATACGGTGAGTACTTACCGTATGCCCAAGGTGAAGATGTGGTTGCCGGTATTAGGACGCCTAAGCCTATAAGTGAACTTAAGAAGGAAATGCCTGAAGTCTATCAGCAGCTTTACGAGGGTGTTAAGAAGATTGAGAGGTATAAGAAGGCTGTACAGGATGTTGAATTCACCATTGAGAAGGGTAAGCTTTGGTTCCTCCAAACCAGGAACGCTAAGATGAATCCACTGGCCATGATTAAGGTTACTGTGGATATGGTTAAGCAGAATTGGATGACTAAGGAGGAGGCCATAATGACCATTAAGCCACAGCATATTCTACAGGTCCTATACCCGAGGATTGATGAGGCTAAGGCACCTAAGCCAATTGTTAAGGGTATCGCCGCATCACCCGGAGCAGTTAGTGGTCAAGCAGTCTTTGACCCAGATACGGCTGTTGAGTGGGCTAAGGCTGGTAAGAGGGTTATATTGGTTAGGGAGGAGACTAAGCCTGATGATGTTCACGGATTCTACGCCTCAGTGGGTATATTAACCAGTAGGGGTGGTGCCACAAGCCATGCAGCGGTTGTAGCTAGGGCAATAGGTAGGCCAGCTGTAGTGGGTGCTGAGGGCCTTAAGATCGATTACTCCACTAGGACTGCTAAGGCTGGTGACGTGGTGATTAAGGAGGGTGATTGGTTAACCATAGATGGATTCACTGGTAATGTGTATGTTGGGCAAGTCTCAACCATTGAACCAAAGCTACCGCCTGAATTCTACGAGCTACTTGACATGGCTGACTCAGTCTCAGTCTTCGGCGTTAAGGCTAATGCCGACACACCTGAGGATGCCACAATAGCCAGGAGGTTTGGGGCTAAGGGCATAGGCCTACTTAGGACTGAGAGAATGTTTAGAGCCCCAGGTAGGCTTGAGTTATTTAGGAGTGTAATACTGTCCACTAACGCCAATGAGAGGAGGGATGCCTTGAATAAGTTAGCTGAATTAATGAGGAGGGACTTTGAGGAGATATTCGAGATAATGGAGGGTTACCCAGTGACGGTGAGGCTCTTCGACCCACCGCTTCATGAGTTCCTACCCAATGTTGAGGAATTAGTGGCTGAGGTCACTAGAGCTAGGACACTGGGTAGGCCTGACCCCGAGAAGGAGGCTTTACTGGCTAGGGTTAGGGCTTTAATGGAGGCTAACCCAATGATGGGTCATAGGGGTGTTAGATTAGGCATAACTTTCCCAGACATATACATGGCGCAGGTTAAGGCTATTCTAGAGGCTGCCCTTGAATTGAAGAAGAGGGGTAAGAATGTTCAGGTTCAGATAATGATACCGCAGGTGTCGGAGTATAAGGAGCTTGAGTACGTTATAAACAATGTTGTTAAGCCAACCGCCGAGGAGGTGTTTAAGAATTATGGTGACCGCATTGACTTTAAGATAGGTACAATGATGGAGACCGTTAGGGCCAGTTTAACCGCTGATAAGATAGCCAGTGTTGTTGACTTCATGAGTTTCGGAACCAATGATTTAACACAGGCAGTCTTCAGCTTCAGTAGGGATGACGTGGAGAATAAGTTCATGAGCCAGTACCTTAACCTAGGCATACTGCCCTACGACCCATTCGTCACCATTGACCGTGACGGTGTGGCTAAATTAATGAAGATTGCCGTTGACTTAGCTAGAAGCGTTAAGCCCAATATAGAAATCGGCATATGCGGTGAGCATGGTGGTGACGCCGACTCAATAAGGATACTGGCTGAGGTGGTTGGTAGGGGATTAGACTACTTCAGTGCATCACCATACAGGGTTCCAGTAGCTAGGCTTGTGACTGCCCAGGAGTCACTTAAGATACTTGGTAGGGCACCTAAGGTTGCTGAGTACTAACCCGTTAAAGAATTCTTATTCTTAAACTTGGTTCTTATTCCCCTCAATGAGCTTAGTTAAGGGATCCTGCAGGAAGTCGATAATGCCTGCGAAGACTTCACCACCCCTTATTGATGCCGTTATTGCCCTCGCTTCACTCATGTAGCCCATGAATAATCTATAAGCCTCCTTAAGCGGGTCACTGAAGCCCTCCGCTTTAAGTGCATCAATTACGTTAACGTCAACGCTCCTTAAGCCCTTTGGATTATCCTTATCTAAATTGAGGTAATCTATTATGTCGTCCCTTATCTGGTACGCTGCGCCAAGCTTCTCCCCAAGGGACCTAAGTAGATTAATCGTGTTGCTATCGGCGTCAGCCACGTAACCACCCAGCACTATTGCGGCTGAGATTAGGGATGCTGTCTTATTCTCAATGATCCTCATGTAAATATTCATATCCACTTTACCGTTCAGTTTATACTCAAGTTCATAGGATTGCCCTATGGCTAGTCTTAAGGCTGCGCTGGTTAACTCCATTGTTATCCTCCTAGTCTTGGATTTCAACGAGTACTCAATTGCCTTAGCAATCAATAAGTCACTGGCTAATATAGTGTACTCGGTTCCATACCTCTTGAAGGGTGTTTCAGAGCCCCTCCTCATTAAGTGCCCATCGATTATATCGTCTTGAAGCAGGGTAGCTACATGAACCAGCTCCACTGCAATAGCTGGGTTAACGGCATCCATTAGGTTACCGCCCAGGGTGTGTGTTGTTATCAGGGTTAGGAGTGGCCTAATCATCTTACCCTTATTATGAATGTAATGCATTGCTGATTCCCTTAAGTTAGGAGGCATGTTGACTCCATTAAGTAGATTACCAAGCTCATTAATGATAAGGCTCAACACGTCGTTTATTTCCTTAGGTAGCTCAAAAATGAAAGCCATAGTTAACTTCACTAATCACCGTGGGTTAACCATTTTTATAGTTTTTCCACGAATCATTTTAACTAATTTAACCACTAATACACCCTATAGCCTGACCTATAATTCTTAAGCAGATACCTGACGTCATCCCAGGTGTAATCCTTCAGTATTGGTCTTATTGACCTATAATTATCCACTAGGCCTGGGTCAATTTCAGCAACCACAGTGTCCTCCTCATAGTACTTAGCCTTAGCCACAACCTCCCCCAGGGGATCCACTATGAAGCTTCCCCCGAAGAAGCCTAAACCATCGTACTGACCAATGGTGTTTACGTAGATTACGAAGGACACGTTCTCCATGGCCCTAGCCCTAATGAATGTCTCAAAGTGAGGCCTTGACATATCCGGGGCCGCACTTATGTATACTTGAACCCTAGCACCCTTAAGCATTAGTGACCTGGATACCTCTGGGTAGAAGGCGTCGTAACATATTGCTAACCCAGCCTTAGTTCCATTCATTGAGAAGACCGGTGCATCACCCCTACCTACCCCGAAGTACCTTGACTCATCAAATACACCGTAACTGGGTAGGTGCCTCTTCCTGTAGAGTGCCATTAAGCCGTTCTCACCAATAGCCACTGCTGAATTATAAACAACCCCAGTGTCCTTATCCCTCTCAGCAATACCAGTGATTATGGTGCACTTACCCTCCCTAGCTATCTCCGTTAACTCACCTATTGACTTACCATCCAGCGGCTCAGCTATCTGGAGGAGGAGGTCCCTAGACATGTAGCCTGGGATATATAATTCAGGGGTGATTAAGACGTCGTTACCATCACCCCTGCAGTTGGCTTTAGCGTAATTCCTTAACCTATCTATATTATACTCAGGATCACCCAGCCTACTGGCGTACTGAATTAAGTGTACTCTCAGCATTGAGGAAGGCTTAATGAGGAAGTTAATAAGTGTTATTCAATGGTTGATTAACCTTGGCCACCCTCCCCTCCACCGGCTCCAGTGGGCGTTCTCCTACGTTGAACACCAGCCACCGGCCCAAGCCTACCCGTTGTCCTAGTCCTCTGCCCCCTAACCTTTAGGCCTAGGTTGTGCCTAATTCCCCTCCAGGATAGTATGCGCCTCTCCCTCTCTATATCATTCCTAGCCGTTAATATTAAGTCAGCTCCTATTAGGTGTATGTTTCTTCCTGTTTCAGGATCCTTAGGCCTATTAACGAACCAGGCTGGGGCTGCTTGGTGGAGGTTCCTAACCGCCCAATCTATTTTCCTAATCATCTCCTCATTCAATTCCCCCAACTTAACCAATGGATTAATACCCAGGTTCCTGCATATGGCTACTGCAGTGGATACCCCAATACCCTTAATCCTAGCTAACGCGTAGGCAACGGCCTTAGAGCCATCTAGGTCAGTATCCCCAATATGCACTATTTGCCTACCTTGACTAGCCTCAGACATTAGGGAGCAGGCTAACCTCCCTTTATATGCATTTTCACTTCATTTAACCTTCTTCTCAACCTCATTTAATGCAAGCCAAAGAATAATCATAACCACTATAGCCAGTATTAACGTGGGGGGCTTCCTAAGAACCAGGGTTATTAAACCCACGTACTGCATGCTTAAGCAAACAACCCCATACACTTGATTAATAGGCGTCTCCCACGGGTCAGCAACTTGGTTTGCATCACCCTTAGTAACCACGTAGTAGGTGTTGGCTGATGGATAAACCTCAATGACCCTATGTATTATATACTCACCGTAGTGATCATAAACAACCACGTGGCCGAGGAGCGCAGTAACATTACTTGGCACTGGGCATAGGACAACCAATGTACCAGACTCCAGGGTGGGTTCCATGCTGAAGCCACCCACTGTGGCCCAGGGTATCTTAACGATGCCGGCTATGCTCAACACTAGGTAAATTAAGATTACTGTTAAGGCAACGTAACCAGCAATATTTAATACCTTGCTAGAGTCCATACAGGACCCGTGAAGGCGCATTATTAAGTGTTTTTCAAATAATAGCCACCTGCCTCCTAGACTTAACCCTGGTGAAGACCATGAATACTAGTATTGATACGGCTGTTAGGAAAGCCTCAATTATAAGGGAGTTAGTTAAATTAATGGTCCTCAGTAGTTCAGCGAATACTACACTACTTATTAGGGCTGATACGAATTTACCATTGTAAAGTATACCGAATAGGAAGGTTGAGTTAACTGTACCGTATTCATCACCCACAAGGGATGCGAATAACGTTATCACCGAACCCCCGAAAATACCTGTAATTACTGTTGAGGCCATGTAAGCTATGGGTGAGTGAATAAGCAGAGTGAGCATTGAGACCGTTAAGGCGACACCAGTTACGAGAATAGTCTTCCTCCTACTTAACTTATCTGATATTGAACCCATTATTGGCCTACCAATACCACTGAATAGGGGAAGTAGTGACGCCGCAGTGGCAACTATAATGTAACCGTAACCCTCACCCAGTATTGAGAGACTGGAGGAGAGTAATTGAAGTGGAATACCCATTAGTGAGAATGATGCGAAGACAAGCCAGAAGCCTGGGGGTATTTTAGTAAGCCTCATAGCCTTAACCTGGCTTGGAGGGTACTTGGCCGTCGCCATTAAGGGTATGACTACGGCCAGTATTAATGCGCCTATAAGCATCATCGGGTACCTGTACTCACCCTTAATAATTAATAGCGATATTAACGGGTTGAAGAATGTCGCCCCAAGTCCAAAGCCCATGTTTATTATACCTGTGGCTAAGCCCCTAGTCCTACTAAACCACTTAACCCCCAGGTTTATTGATACACCGTAGATTAAGCCAACGCCAATGCTCCCCATTGACCACAGGGCGTAGAATTGATTAACCCCATTAACAAGTGGTGAAGCCACCATACCTAAGCCAGCCAATACACCACCGGTTACGCCAACTAATCTAGGCCCTCTCCTATCAGCAATGTAACCCCCAAGTACCTGTGAAATAGTGGAGAATAGGACGAATAATGAGTAGGCTACTTGAATTGCAGGTAAATCAACGTTGAGACTCCTCATTAATGGTGTTATGAGTAGGTTCCAGCTGTATTGGTAGGCTGATATAAGCATCATTGGTAATAGTCCTTGGATTATTATGAACCAGTTCCTCATTGTTAAAACCCCAGCCTAACCCTATTAAACAGTATTCACTCAACAGCCGGTATTAGGTGAATCAGGTTGGGTGGTATGGTTAGGGTAAGGGAATCACCCTTACTGGGCTTTGATTGAGTAATAGCAGTGAAGAGTACTCCATCAGCGTTAATCATTACCCTAAAGCCCACGCTAGTCCTCTCAACCTCAATCACTGTGCCCTTAATCACATTACCCTCATCCCCATTATCCTCCCTAAACCACTCAGGCCTAATGCAGACGTAAACCTTACCCTCGACACTCTCCGTTGAGTATAGGGTGTGATTCCCAACACGCACCATTGAGCCTTGAGGAGCCTTAACTGCTGTTGCAGGTATTATATTGCTGAAGCCCACGAATTGAGCTGTGAAGAGCCTACTGGGTCTTGTGAATATTACCTCAGGTTCATTCTCCTCAATTAACTGTCCATTATTAAGCACAAGTATCTTATCGGCTAGGGCGTAGGCCTCATTCCTATCATGAGTCACATGCACAACCACAGTGTTGAACTTACTCGGTATACTTCTTAGGAGTGGTATTAGGCTCTCCCTGGTGCTGACATCCATCATTGACATTGGTTCATCAAGTAGGAGAACCTTAGGCTTAATTATGAGCGCCCTTGCTAAGGCAACCTTCTGGCTCTCACCACCACTTAATCCCCTAACCCTCCTGTTAAGTAGGTTAAGAATACCTAAATCCTCGGCAATCCTACGCACCTCAATAACCCTAATCCTCCTAGGCACACCCCTAACCTTAAGCCCATACTCAATATTCTCGTAAACAGTCATGTGATCGAAGAGGGCGTAACCCTGGGGAACGTAGGCTATCCCCCTTAATTCAGGGGGCTTACCTGTAACATCCTCCCCATTAATGATCACTGAACCTGAATTAGGCCTATAGGCTCCAGCAATCACTTTAATTAAAGTTGATTTACCACTACCCGTCGGTCCCATAATCACATTGTATGTTCCATTATTCATTGATGTTGTTATTGGGCCCAGTTTAAAGGAACCAAGCATCAACTCAACGTTAATTAGCTTAAGGGCAACCCCCACTTAATCACCCCTCCTTATGTTTAAAATAACCCTGTAGACTATGAATATCACTAGTACAACCACCAGTAGGGCTGCTGAGTACTTGACTGCATTACTTAACCCAATTCCAACGTAACTCTCATAAATGTAGACTGAGGCTGGGTAAATGTACTTACCGTTGAAGTATATGCTGTACGCCACTATGAATAATGCGCCCGCCTCTGATACTGAACGGGCCCATGATAATAAGGCGCCATTAGCCATTGCCCTCCACACCTTAGGTAACGTTATTGATATGAATACTCTACTTGGACTAGCCCCAAGGGTCCTGGCAACTATCTCCATTTCAGGATTAACCATGGATACTGCAGCCTCAGTAACCCTAATGTAGTATGTTGATGATAGGAAAGCCACAGCCGCCACCGCACCCCAAAGCGTATTAATGAATTTAATACCCACCACTGTTGATAAGGCGTATATTAACGCATCAACCATAGGTGATAGGAGGACGTGGAGGAGACCATAATGGAGTAGTGTTGAATTAAAGGCCCTTAGGTGCAGGATCACTGTGTTAAGTGAATTAAATAATGCACTATACTTAGATGCAAAGGCTAGGACTATCATTATGCCGACTATCACGTGAGGTATCATTATTGGTATGTCTATTATTGAGTCAAGCAACTGCTTAAAGCGGAACCTATACCTAGCCAGTAGGTAGGCTAGGGGAGTGCCCATTATTATTGCCACTAGTGCTGATAACGTTGACATGATTACTGTGATCTCAATGGACTCTAAGAAACTACCCACTGATAGGGCTGAGGTAACTTGAGTTGATCCTAATGCTATGATTAGTATTAATGGGTAGATTATTAGAATGGTTAATATAAGTAGTGAGACTGCTAAGGCTACTTTAAGGGGAAGCTCACCCATGTAAACCATATTAAAGGCACCTAAAAGTCATTATTTTAATAGGGGTTTAAAGTTAACTAAGCAGCTCAGGCTTATGGGAATATTGGAGCATACTGCGGGTACTGGCTGACTGGTGCCGTGAATGGTCTTAAGATGGCTGGTACATTACTGTAGTTACCGTACACTATACCCGGCACTATTGGTTGAATACCATTCTCCTCAAGTATCTTCTGCCCTATTGGACTGTAGAGTAGTGTTAGGAAGTATAATGCGGCTGTTGGATTAGGTGCATTATTGGGTATAGTTATCGTGTAAACCACTGGGTTGCATTTGAAGGTTTTAGTGACACCTACCTCAGTCCAGGTTGTATTAACCTGGTGGTAGTAGGGTACGTAGCTTAAGTTACCTAGGTTAATCATGAAGGGTAATGTAATGTAGGCTGTCCCCTTATACTCCTGGGTCTGCGGTATTGCATTACTTAAGTAAGCTGATAGTATGAATTGAACCTGGCCGGCATCCATTAACGTGAATAAATCCACCTCAGTATTCCTCATGAAGTACTTGCTTGGATTACTGTAAATAGCGTCATATAGATATGAGGCATTGTTGAAGAATGTTAAGCCAGCTAACTTAATCATGCACTGCGCTTGGTAACCTGACGGATCAGTGAATGGGTTTGAGACACCCACCACGGTGCTTGAGTTTAAGGCTATTATAGTGAATATCTCCCTCCAAGTGTTGTTCCACTGAGTTGATAAAGGTGGGTAACTCTGCGCCTCCTGCCAAAGCCTATAAACCTCCTGTCCAGCTGTTGTATTTAAATCAACTATAATAACCATTTGAGTTACACCGAAGGCAATCTCATAATCAGTGTAATTATGAGCGAAGAGCACTGATGGTATTGTTGTGGTGTCCGCTGAGGCCATTATGCTGAGTTGA from the Caldivirga maquilingensis IC-167 genome contains:
- a CDS encoding ABC transporter permease, coding for MVYMGELPLKVALAVSLLILTILIIYPLILIIALGSTQVTSALSVGSFLESIEITVIMSTLSALVAIIMGTPLAYLLARYRFRFKQLLDSIIDIPIMIPHVIVGIMIVLAFASKYSALFNSLNTVILHLRAFNSTLLHYGLLHVLLSPMVDALIYALSTVVGIKFINTLWGAVAAVAFLSSTYYIRVTEAAVSMVNPEMEIVARTLGASPSRVFISITLPKVWRAMANGALLSWARSVSEAGALFIVAYSIYFNGKYIYPASVYIYESYVGIGLSNAVKYSAALLVVVLVIFIVYRVILNIRRGD
- a CDS encoding substrate-binding domain-containing protein, coding for MASNSILATAVVVALIVGIAAGYGVASTHVSKVTTTLTSTITVTTTTTSPVTVTATYASSLSQPFVVGAAGTLKFAFTDLLNIMKSMYPNLNIGQPYFKGSGDVAQYELDTNQLSIMASADTTTIPSVLFAHNYTDYEIAFGVTQMVIIVDLNTTAGQEVYRLWQEAQSYPPLSTQWNNTWREIFTIIALNSSTVVGVSNPFTDPSGYQAQCMIKLAGLTFFNNASYLYDAIYSNPSKYFMRNTEVDLFTLMDAGQVQFILSAYLSNAIPQTQEYKGTAYITLPFMINLGNLSYVPYYHQVNTTWTEVGVTKTFKCNPVVYTITIPNNAPNPTAALYFLTLLYSPIGQKILEENGIQPIVPGIVYGNYSNVPAILRPFTAPVSQYPQYAPIFP